From Bradyrhizobium sp. NDS-1, the proteins below share one genomic window:
- a CDS encoding ABC transporter substrate-binding protein: MVRHLSTLSIAMSVTSLTLLIAQSASAETVTLGIGTQDTTTNTVTAGVVIRQLNLLEKYLPKDGKYANIKFQLEWQNFTSGPPVTNAMMANKLQIGMMGDYPLIVNGFTFESNPESKSRLMGIAAYSLEGSGNGLVVHKDSPYYDLGDLKGKLVSVPFGSAAHGMVLKAMQDRGYPADFFQLVSQSPEVGSTNLQEKKIDAHADFVPFAELLPFRGFARKIFDGVETNLPTFHGIVVRTDFAEKYPEVVVAYFKAVIAANQWLRDDPKLAAEKIQEWTGINKEVVYIFLGPSGNMTTDPTIKPALIDAAAVDVKVLQNLGRMKEFDPKKWVDDSFIRKAYAEMKLDYDTRLASTKNYEIAGEDSFCKKPIADPRKAGEVWVDDAGIMPFASANCTLGAYADYKAKGKKINVAYVFDTTRGIKLFADQAFYAVGNGDVAPFLLKKDAEAHAAKISGKVLGFEDAVKVAVGGGKT; this comes from the coding sequence ATGGTCCGCCATCTTTCCACGCTCTCGATCGCGATGTCGGTGACGTCGCTGACGCTTCTGATTGCGCAGTCGGCCTCGGCGGAAACCGTGACGCTCGGCATCGGAACGCAGGACACCACGACCAACACGGTGACCGCCGGCGTTGTGATCCGCCAGCTGAACCTTCTCGAAAAGTACCTGCCCAAAGACGGCAAATACGCCAACATCAAGTTTCAGCTTGAGTGGCAGAACTTCACCTCGGGTCCGCCTGTCACCAATGCGATGATGGCGAACAAGCTCCAGATCGGCATGATGGGCGATTATCCGCTGATCGTGAACGGGTTCACCTTCGAGAGCAATCCGGAAAGCAAGAGCCGGCTGATGGGCATCGCCGCCTACAGCCTCGAAGGCTCCGGCAATGGCCTCGTCGTTCACAAGGACTCGCCCTACTACGATCTCGGCGACCTCAAAGGCAAGCTGGTCAGCGTGCCCTTCGGCTCCGCCGCGCACGGCATGGTCCTGAAGGCGATGCAGGACCGTGGCTATCCCGCGGACTTCTTCCAGCTCGTCAGCCAGAGCCCTGAAGTCGGCTCGACCAATCTCCAGGAAAAGAAGATCGACGCGCATGCCGACTTCGTTCCCTTCGCCGAGCTGCTGCCCTTCCGCGGCTTCGCACGAAAGATCTTCGACGGCGTCGAGACCAACTTGCCGACATTCCACGGCATCGTGGTCCGCACCGATTTTGCCGAGAAATACCCGGAAGTCGTCGTCGCCTATTTCAAGGCGGTGATTGCCGCCAACCAATGGCTGCGCGACGATCCCAAGCTCGCCGCCGAAAAGATCCAGGAATGGACCGGCATCAACAAGGAAGTGGTCTATATCTTCCTGGGGCCCAGCGGCAACATGACCACCGATCCGACGATCAAGCCAGCTCTGATCGATGCCGCCGCAGTCGACGTCAAGGTGCTGCAGAACCTCGGTCGCATGAAGGAATTTGATCCGAAGAAGTGGGTCGACGATAGTTTCATCCGCAAGGCCTACGCCGAAATGAAGCTCGACTATGACACACGGCTCGCCAGCACGAAGAACTACGAGATCGCCGGTGAAGACAGCTTCTGCAAGAAGCCGATTGCTGATCCGCGCAAGGCTGGCGAAGTCTGGGTGGATGATGCCGGCATCATGCCCTTCGCGTCAGCCAACTGCACGCTTGGCGCCTATGCCGACTACAAGGCCAAGGGCAAGAAGATCAACGTCGCTTACGTTTTCGATACGACACGCGGCATCAAGCTGTTCGCCGACCAGGCCTTCTACGCAGTGGG